One region of Natronolimnobius baerhuensis genomic DNA includes:
- a CDS encoding BsuPI-related putative proteinase inhibitor has protein sequence MTLEGALETRRTEDDGAPVEFVFTITNTGSEPLEVQFADAASAEFIVYDGGQEVWRFTEGQAFMQLLSSDRLEPGESATYDGEWPDPQPGAYTAVAQLRAQEATCEARAEFSVEH, from the coding sequence ATGACACTCGAGGGAGCACTCGAGACGAGGCGTACGGAAGATGATGGGGCACCCGTCGAGTTTGTGTTCACCATCACGAACACTGGCTCAGAGCCGCTCGAGGTGCAGTTTGCAGATGCCGCGTCGGCCGAGTTTATCGTCTACGATGGGGGGCAGGAGGTCTGGCGTTTTACGGAGGGCCAGGCGTTCATGCAACTGCTCAGTTCGGATCGACTCGAACCCGGAGAATCAGCGACCTACGACGGCGAGTGGCCGGATCCACAGCCAGGCGCATACACTGCCGTTGCACAACTGCGAGCACAAGAAGCCACCTGTGAGGCTCGCGCCGAATTCAGCGTCGAGCACTGA
- a CDS encoding DUF2797 domain-containing protein has translation MQCVGYEPSGRGSALVLTTADDDGFERQTLEAGTSLSYTLGERHCAGVIDGEEHIACDRPSAPYCEFHTSTWVCARCTGTCLKDEMDCYEDHAVYIAAFGPDTFKVGVTKLWRLETRLREQGADRAAHIHTVSNGRIARELEAELATRLTDRVRTGPKIASLASPVDLEAWERTLESLETDVLERFSFEYGLDLETQPVAETLASGTVVGVKGRVLVLERAGTTYAVDMRDLVGYELADGATDRSLQSSLGSFG, from the coding sequence GTGCAATGCGTTGGCTACGAGCCGAGCGGTCGCGGGTCGGCGCTGGTTCTCACTACCGCTGACGACGACGGCTTCGAGCGCCAGACACTCGAGGCGGGGACCAGCCTGTCCTATACGCTCGGAGAGCGCCACTGTGCGGGCGTCATCGACGGTGAGGAACACATCGCCTGTGACAGACCGTCAGCGCCCTACTGTGAATTCCATACGAGTACTTGGGTCTGTGCCCGCTGTACCGGCACTTGCCTGAAAGACGAGATGGACTGTTACGAGGACCACGCCGTCTATATCGCCGCGTTCGGCCCCGATACGTTCAAAGTCGGCGTCACCAAACTGTGGCGACTCGAGACCCGTCTCCGCGAGCAGGGAGCCGACCGCGCGGCCCACATCCACACAGTTTCGAACGGCCGTATCGCCCGCGAACTCGAGGCCGAACTCGCTACCCGACTCACGGATCGCGTGCGAACCGGCCCGAAAATCGCCTCGCTCGCAAGCCCAGTCGATCTCGAGGCCTGGGAGCGAACGCTCGAGTCACTCGAGACCGACGTTCTCGAACGATTCTCATTTGAATATGGACTCGACCTCGAGACACAGCCGGTCGCGGAGACGCTCGCGTCGGGCACCGTCGTCGGCGTCAAGGGCCGAGTGCTTGTGCTCGAGCGCGCCGGGACGACCTACGCCGTCGATATGCGCGACCTCGTGGGCTACGAACTGGCAGACGGAGCAACAGACCGCAGTTTGCAGTCGTCGCTTGGCTCGTTCGGGTAG
- a CDS encoding CbiX/SirB N-terminal domain-containing protein: protein MQALVIAAHGSHLNPDASDPTYAHADTVRETGAFDEVRETFWKEEPHFREVIRTLESEEIFVVPLFISEGYFTEQVIPRELRLEGWNPEKWDSDGTSATEVTLEVGDAEKTVHYCGPVGTHDSMTDVIVQRAETVTGDHDVGEGVGLAVVGHGTDRNENSAKAIEYHTERIRERDRFDAVQALFMDEEPEVDDVTEYFETDDIVVVPLFIADGYHTQEDIPEDMGLTDDYRLGWDVPSTVDGHRIWYAGAVGTEPLLADVLLERASDAGATLGDALERIRRDTTHNDAGAPESDSSHARTNGKPVTDS from the coding sequence ATGCAGGCGCTGGTCATCGCGGCGCACGGATCGCACCTGAATCCGGATGCTTCGGACCCGACCTATGCTCACGCAGATACCGTCCGCGAGACGGGCGCGTTCGACGAGGTTCGCGAAACGTTCTGGAAGGAAGAACCACACTTTCGCGAGGTCATCCGAACCCTCGAGTCCGAAGAAATCTTTGTCGTCCCGCTGTTTATCAGCGAGGGCTACTTCACCGAGCAGGTGATTCCTCGAGAACTGCGACTCGAGGGCTGGAACCCCGAAAAATGGGATTCAGACGGGACGAGCGCAACGGAGGTAACGCTCGAGGTCGGCGACGCCGAGAAGACGGTCCACTACTGTGGGCCGGTCGGCACCCACGATTCGATGACGGACGTAATCGTCCAGCGCGCTGAGACGGTGACGGGTGATCACGACGTCGGCGAGGGGGTTGGCCTCGCGGTCGTCGGTCACGGGACCGACCGGAACGAAAACTCCGCGAAGGCAATCGAGTACCACACCGAGCGCATCCGCGAGCGCGACCGATTCGACGCGGTCCAGGCACTGTTCATGGACGAGGAGCCCGAGGTCGACGACGTGACGGAGTACTTCGAAACCGACGATATCGTCGTCGTCCCGCTCTTTATCGCCGACGGCTACCATACTCAGGAGGACATTCCCGAAGACATGGGCCTCACTGACGATTACCGACTCGGCTGGGACGTCCCAAGTACGGTCGACGGCCACCGCATCTGGTACGCTGGCGCGGTCGGCACCGAACCCCTCCTCGCGGACGTCCTCCTCGAGCGTGCCTCCGACGCGGGCGCAACGCTTGGTGATGCACTCGAGCGCATTCGGCGGGACACAACGCACAACGACGCCGGAGCGCCCGAGTCCGACTCGAGTCACGCGCGGACAAACGGAAAGCCGGTGACTGACTCATGA